A single Aminobacterium mobile DSM 12262 DNA region contains:
- a CDS encoding RrF2 family transcriptional regulator: MNTIIAISEAASLAFHGMGLLAISGERMSAREIAERIGVSETHLAKVFQRLVRAGLVVSSRGPGGGFQLARLADSISLFQIYVEIEGEPSGEYCLLKAEECPFASCLFGGVLQKMTREFIEYLKEKSLADFMRSGGEETGYETENYQN; encoded by the coding sequence ATGAATACTATTATTGCCATTTCAGAAGCTGCCTCTTTGGCTTTCCACGGTATGGGGCTTTTGGCGATTTCAGGGGAACGTATGAGTGCAAGAGAAATAGCGGAAAGAATAGGGGTTTCAGAAACACATCTTGCCAAGGTCTTTCAACGTCTTGTCAGAGCAGGGCTTGTCGTGTCATCTCGTGGTCCTGGGGGCGGCTTCCAACTTGCTCGTTTGGCGGATAGCATTTCGCTTTTTCAGATTTATGTGGAGATCGAAGGGGAACCTTCTGGAGAATACTGCCTTTTAAAAGCTGAGGAATGTCCCTTCGCTTCCTGTCTTTTTGGAGGGGTGTTACAAAAGATGACACGAGAGTTTATAGAGTATTTGAAAGAAAAAAGTTTAGCTGATTTCATGAGAAGTGGAGGAGAGGAGACAGGGTATGAAACGGAAAATTATCAAAATTGA
- a CDS encoding ATP-binding protein, which translates to MKRKIIKIDEEKCNGCGICAHACHEGAIQIVNGKARLVSESYCDGLGDCIGECPQGAITFEEREAAPYDEEVVKLHLVSRVKDNMSPLPCGCPGSMARDLRNVSSSSKIRNIIEKEPISSRLGNWPVQIRLIPAHALYLQNANLVVAADCTAYAFADFHRHFLEKKDTVCLIGCPKLDDAQEYAEKMSQIIAENTPHAITVIHMEVPCCSGLIHLMEKAIEKAKVNLTLNVVKIGIRGDILNRESIKYIFS; encoded by the coding sequence ATGAAACGGAAAATTATCAAAATTGATGAAGAAAAGTGTAATGGGTGTGGAATATGTGCCCATGCTTGTCACGAAGGAGCCATTCAAATAGTGAATGGAAAGGCCCGTTTGGTAAGTGAATCGTATTGCGATGGTCTTGGAGACTGTATTGGAGAGTGTCCACAAGGAGCCATTACTTTTGAAGAAAGGGAAGCGGCTCCTTATGATGAGGAAGTGGTGAAACTTCATTTGGTATCTAGAGTAAAAGATAATATGTCTCCTCTTCCTTGTGGCTGCCCAGGATCTATGGCAAGAGATTTGAGAAACGTTTCTTCTTCAAGTAAAATAAGAAACATAATAGAAAAAGAACCCATATCGTCTCGCCTCGGAAACTGGCCAGTTCAAATTCGTCTTATACCCGCTCATGCTTTATATCTTCAAAATGCGAATCTCGTAGTAGCAGCAGATTGTACGGCCTATGCCTTTGCTGACTTTCACAGACATTTTCTTGAAAAAAAGGACACGGTGTGTCTTATAGGATGCCCTAAGCTCGATGATGCTCAAGAGTATGCCGAGAAAATGAGCCAAATTATTGCTGAGAATACCCCCCATGCCATTACGGTTATACATATGGAAGTTCCGTGTTGCAGTGGCCTGATTCATCTTATGGAAAAAGCTATTGAGAAAGCAAAAGTAAATCTTACTTTGAACGTAGTAAAGATAGGCATACGCGGAGATATTTTAAATCGCGAGTCTATAAAATATATATTTTCTTAA
- the hcp gene encoding hydroxylamine reductase, whose product MYCYQCEQTAKGTGCTAFGVCGKSPEIADLQELLIHITKGISMYAHRLRLLGSSDHELDVFVVEALFTTITNVNFDEERMESMLRWAAAMKDRARRLYEVACSTAGKTPEILVGPARYVLPQNRDDMIRDGATVTPEAWSAKYGEVIQGLRDLILFGLKGSAAYTDHAHVLGMEDPTIYGFFHEFLSYLSGETFTVDELVEKALEAGKWNISVMELLDKANTSTYGHPEPTSVRVTPLKGKSIVVSGHDLRDLELLLQQTEGKGINIYTHGEMLPCLAYPKLKKYKHLVGNYGGAWQDQREEFDRFPGAILMTTNCIQKPKDSYKNRIFTTGLVAWPGVKHIGPEKDFTPVIEAALDAPGFLEDSPEHRIPIGFARNTVLSVANKVIDLVKAGKIRHFFLIGGCDGAKPGRSYYTDFAMMTPKDTVILTLACGKYRFNKLDFGEIEGIPRLLDMGQCNDAYSAVQVAMALADAFKTDVNSLPLSMILSWYEQKAVCILLSLLYLGIRDMRLGPSLPAFVKKPAFDVLHEKLNLMPITTPEEDLKAILG is encoded by the coding sequence ATGTACTGTTATCAATGCGAACAGACTGCGAAAGGGACGGGTTGTACTGCTTTTGGGGTATGTGGCAAATCGCCGGAAATTGCCGATCTTCAGGAATTGTTGATCCATATTACAAAAGGAATTTCCATGTATGCTCACAGATTAAGGCTTCTCGGCTCTAGTGATCATGAATTGGACGTTTTTGTTGTAGAAGCTCTTTTTACAACAATTACGAATGTAAACTTCGATGAAGAACGGATGGAGAGCATGCTTCGTTGGGCTGCTGCAATGAAAGACAGAGCCCGTCGTCTCTATGAGGTTGCCTGCTCTACTGCGGGGAAGACCCCAGAAATACTTGTTGGGCCAGCACGTTATGTACTGCCTCAAAACAGAGACGATATGATCAGAGATGGCGCTACTGTTACCCCTGAAGCGTGGAGCGCAAAATATGGTGAGGTTATACAGGGCCTTCGGGACTTAATATTATTCGGTCTGAAGGGAAGTGCAGCCTATACTGATCATGCTCATGTTCTTGGAATGGAAGACCCGACAATTTACGGCTTTTTCCATGAATTTTTGAGCTATCTCAGTGGTGAAACTTTTACCGTAGATGAATTGGTAGAGAAAGCTCTTGAGGCAGGGAAATGGAATATTTCCGTTATGGAACTTCTCGACAAGGCAAATACGTCTACCTACGGCCATCCAGAGCCTACATCTGTTCGAGTAACCCCGCTTAAAGGCAAATCTATAGTGGTATCAGGTCATGATTTGCGAGATTTAGAACTTCTTCTTCAGCAGACGGAAGGGAAGGGTATCAATATCTATACTCACGGCGAAATGTTACCATGTCTTGCCTATCCAAAGCTGAAAAAATATAAACACCTCGTGGGGAATTATGGTGGAGCCTGGCAAGATCAACGGGAAGAATTTGATCGTTTCCCGGGTGCGATTCTTATGACCACAAATTGTATACAGAAGCCCAAGGACTCGTACAAAAATAGGATTTTTACTACAGGGCTTGTTGCTTGGCCTGGGGTAAAACATATTGGTCCTGAAAAAGATTTTACCCCTGTCATTGAAGCAGCCCTCGATGCTCCTGGATTTCTTGAGGATTCACCAGAACATCGAATTCCCATAGGATTTGCTAGAAATACAGTTCTTTCTGTTGCTAATAAAGTTATAGACCTTGTGAAAGCAGGTAAAATACGCCATTTCTTCCTTATTGGTGGATGCGATGGGGCGAAGCCTGGACGGAGTTACTATACTGATTTTGCTATGATGACACCTAAAGATACGGTAATTCTAACTCTTGCTTGTGGCAAATATCGTTTCAACAAGCTGGATTTCGGTGAAATCGAAGGAATCCCTCGTCTTCTCGATATGGGGCAATGCAACGATGCCTATTCGGCAGTACAAGTGGCGATGGCTCTTGCTGATGCCTTTAAGACAGACGTAAATAGCCTTCCCCTTTCCATGATACTTTCGTGGTATGAACAGAAAGCTGTTTGTATTCTCCTTTCCCTGCTCTATCTCGGTATTCGAGATATGCGACTTGGTCCAAGTCTACCGGCTTTTGTGAAAAAGCCTGCCTTCGATGTCCTTCATGAAAAGTTGAATCTCATGCCCATTACGACGCCGGAAGAAGATTTAAAAGCCATTCTGGGGTAA
- the hutH gene encoding histidine ammonia-lyase, with translation MHNGVVKLDGCSLTIEDVVRVARYNAKVELDEGALEAVEKASALVAEWASGNDVIYGINTGFGDLATVPISRKDRRQLQENLLKSHACGIGEPFDEETVRAIMLLRINTLIRGHSGIRVSTLQRLTDYLNSGIHPVIPSQGSVGSSGDLCPLSHLAITLLGLGEVFHQGRRQPVRRVLRKLGMTPLSLEAKEGLALNNGTTVMTAIAALAVYDGYNTAKIADIAACISLEALHGVPYAFDERTHALRPYHGQLTVASNVRRIVSGSQIIEKFKKNRVQDAYSLRCVPQVHGASRDALDYVRDKVAVEINAVTDNPLIFVDDREAISGGNFHGQPIALAMDFFGIAMAELANISERRVARLVDGSLSGLPPFLINESGLNSGFMIPQYAAASVVSENKVLAHPSSVDSIPTSANQEDHVSMGTYGARKGRMILNNTRKVLAIELLTAAQALDFSILLEPGKGTRAAYDSIRSAVPFLKHDDYIHPLIRRVIELMDRSEVLHAVEEAVGVLD, from the coding sequence ATGCATAATGGCGTCGTAAAACTCGACGGTTGCTCTCTTACTATTGAAGATGTCGTACGAGTTGCAAGGTATAATGCCAAAGTGGAATTAGACGAAGGGGCTCTTGAGGCGGTTGAAAAAGCTTCTGCTCTTGTTGCTGAATGGGCTTCAGGAAACGACGTTATCTATGGGATCAATACCGGTTTTGGCGACTTGGCCACTGTTCCTATTTCGAGAAAAGATCGTCGCCAACTTCAAGAAAACCTTCTGAAAAGTCACGCTTGTGGCATAGGAGAACCCTTTGACGAAGAGACAGTTCGGGCCATTATGCTTCTTCGGATTAACACGTTGATTCGTGGGCACTCTGGCATTCGAGTGAGCACTTTACAACGCCTTACTGATTATCTAAATAGTGGAATTCATCCTGTTATACCTTCTCAAGGATCTGTTGGATCCAGCGGTGATTTGTGCCCTCTTTCACATCTCGCTATAACCCTCTTAGGCTTGGGGGAAGTTTTTCATCAGGGGCGCCGTCAGCCTGTCCGACGAGTTCTTCGTAAACTTGGCATGACACCTCTCTCCCTAGAAGCGAAGGAAGGACTTGCTCTTAATAATGGAACAACTGTCATGACAGCTATTGCTGCTCTTGCTGTATATGATGGGTACAATACGGCTAAAATAGCGGATATTGCGGCATGTATCTCTCTTGAGGCCCTTCATGGCGTTCCTTATGCTTTTGATGAAAGAACCCACGCTCTTCGTCCATACCATGGTCAGCTGACTGTTGCTTCGAATGTACGCCGAATAGTTTCAGGAAGCCAAATTATAGAGAAATTTAAGAAGAACAGGGTCCAAGATGCCTACTCGCTCCGATGTGTTCCTCAAGTTCATGGAGCAAGTAGAGATGCTCTTGACTATGTTCGAGATAAGGTTGCTGTAGAAATCAACGCTGTAACAGATAACCCTCTTATATTTGTAGATGACAGAGAAGCAATTAGTGGAGGGAACTTTCATGGACAACCAATAGCATTAGCTATGGATTTCTTCGGCATCGCCATGGCCGAATTGGCTAATATTTCAGAACGTCGAGTTGCCCGTCTTGTAGACGGGTCTCTTTCAGGGTTACCTCCGTTCCTTATCAATGAAAGTGGACTTAACAGTGGTTTTATGATTCCCCAATACGCAGCAGCATCTGTAGTCTCTGAAAACAAGGTCCTTGCGCATCCTTCCTCTGTGGATTCCATACCGACCTCTGCCAATCAGGAAGACCATGTTTCTATGGGAACGTATGGGGCAAGAAAAGGTCGAATGATCTTGAATAATACCCGCAAGGTCTTAGCTATAGAACTTCTTACTGCTGCTCAAGCTTTGGACTTCAGCATTTTGTTGGAACCGGGAAAAGGAACGAGAGCTGCTTATGATTCTATTCGGAGTGCAGTCCCCTTCTTGAAGCATGACGACTATATTCACCCTCTTATTCGGAGAGTTATCGAGCTTATGGATCGCAGCGAAGTGCTTCATGCAGTTGAAGAAGCTGTGGGGGTATTGGACTGA
- a CDS encoding cyclodeaminase/cyclohydrolase family protein, producing MRLQHMTVASFVDQLSAGTSSPGGGSVAALCGALASALGGLVARLTRSKEGYNHVWPDMEHIRDKTTVFAERFLYLMEEDVQAYASFLETGHLPTETPEEEDIRDHFREQTMKKAVVVPLEVLRCCRDVVPLLRDVAALGCRVAVNDAITGLALIRGTVVSSCLTAITNLALLSDEEFCASVRDEALSLMYDLNMEIDRTLENYLKALVGHSQETLP from the coding sequence ATGAGGCTTCAACATATGACGGTAGCAAGTTTTGTGGATCAGCTCTCTGCGGGCACCTCATCGCCGGGAGGAGGCAGTGTTGCTGCTCTGTGTGGTGCTCTGGCATCCGCGCTGGGAGGTTTGGTGGCCCGCCTTACTCGCTCGAAAGAGGGGTATAACCACGTGTGGCCTGACATGGAACATATTCGAGACAAAACAACAGTCTTTGCCGAACGATTCCTTTACCTTATGGAAGAGGACGTTCAAGCCTATGCTTCTTTTCTCGAGACAGGCCATCTTCCCACAGAAACTCCGGAAGAGGAGGATATTCGAGATCATTTTCGAGAGCAGACCATGAAAAAAGCGGTAGTGGTGCCTCTGGAGGTCTTGCGATGTTGTCGTGACGTTGTCCCTTTGCTACGAGATGTGGCAGCTTTGGGATGTAGAGTTGCGGTGAACGACGCCATAACAGGCCTTGCTTTAATTAGAGGGACTGTGGTGTCATCGTGTCTTACGGCCATAACAAATCTTGCTTTACTTTCGGATGAAGAGTTTTGCGCATCTGTTCGAGATGAAGCCTTGTCTCTTATGTACGATCTCAACATGGAAATAGACAGAACTCTGGAGAATTATCTTAAAGCTCTTGTAGGGCACTCTCAAGAGACGTTACCATAG
- a CDS encoding M20/M25/M40 family metallo-hydrolase: MIDNARMLRTFLELVQIKAESGREEAVARYVSPHLHRLGLSVKKNGEDSTGNVIATLSPTPGRSGWIAIAAHMDTVPLGNPVKPVFRDGAIYSSGDTILGADDRVGIASILEALETVIEKRLPHPGIEVIFTVSEEEGLVGAKRLTSEDLQASMAFIVDSSSDPGHIVVQAPSHVNLSWIVAGKAAHAGIAPEKGVNAIVAAAEGIAAMNIGRIDHETTSNVGIIRGGTATNIVCDSVYVEGEARSFCEKKLEDLVKSMVDAMEAGVAKREASVQTKVQKSYTGFSLKETSPVVQWATSAVRRSGLLPVLISTGGGSDANIFNEKGLPAVNLGTGAQNVHTTKEYISERDLYTIGDIIVAIMTGA, encoded by the coding sequence ATGATAGATAATGCCCGCATGCTTCGTACTTTTTTGGAGCTTGTGCAAATAAAAGCAGAATCAGGTAGGGAAGAAGCTGTTGCTCGATATGTGTCTCCCCATCTCCATAGGCTTGGGCTTTCGGTAAAAAAGAATGGGGAAGACAGTACTGGTAATGTTATTGCGACTCTTTCTCCTACTCCTGGACGGAGTGGGTGGATTGCTATAGCTGCTCATATGGACACGGTCCCTTTGGGGAACCCTGTAAAACCTGTATTTCGAGACGGGGCGATTTATTCTTCCGGGGATACTATTCTTGGAGCTGATGATCGAGTTGGGATTGCTTCCATTCTTGAGGCCCTCGAAACGGTTATAGAAAAGAGATTGCCCCATCCCGGTATCGAAGTGATTTTTACCGTGTCAGAGGAAGAAGGGCTTGTAGGGGCCAAGCGTCTAACAAGCGAAGATTTACAAGCTTCTATGGCTTTTATTGTAGATAGCTCTTCCGATCCAGGTCATATCGTAGTACAGGCGCCTTCTCATGTGAACCTCTCGTGGATTGTTGCCGGAAAAGCGGCTCATGCAGGAATTGCCCCTGAAAAAGGTGTGAATGCTATTGTAGCAGCAGCTGAAGGGATTGCTGCCATGAATATTGGCAGAATAGATCATGAGACAACCTCGAATGTGGGTATTATTCGTGGGGGTACAGCCACAAATATTGTTTGCGATAGCGTTTATGTAGAAGGAGAAGCCCGTTCTTTCTGTGAAAAAAAGCTGGAAGACCTTGTAAAGAGCATGGTAGACGCTATGGAGGCAGGGGTAGCAAAACGTGAGGCTTCCGTCCAGACGAAAGTTCAAAAATCCTATACAGGTTTTTCTCTAAAAGAGACCTCTCCGGTGGTACAGTGGGCGACCTCTGCCGTTAGGAGAAGTGGGTTGCTTCCAGTGCTTATCTCCACTGGAGGGGGAAGCGACGCTAATATCTTTAATGAAAAGGGTTTGCCGGCAGTGAACCTCGGAACTGGGGCTCAGAATGTCCACACCACAAAAGAATATATTTCCGAGCGGGATCTTTATACAATCGGAGATATTATTGTAGCTATTATGACGGGCGCATAG
- a CDS encoding DUF2179 domain-containing protein — MSLELNLATILIFFARCTDVSLATMRMLLLVKGQRFKASAIGFVEISLYLVSLKYVLDAGLNSPLSFIAYALGFSTGNFLGSLLEEKLLKGHTIVEIILNDTEESRHLAERLRDEGFGTTIVEGEGKDGPRLILKVICDRNDRQKVMQIGSQAGGFVFMVDIRSIWGGYFNKKK; from the coding sequence ATGTCCCTTGAACTCAATCTTGCCACTATATTAATATTTTTTGCCCGGTGTACTGATGTTTCTCTGGCTACAATGCGTATGCTTCTTCTTGTCAAAGGCCAGCGATTCAAGGCATCGGCCATTGGTTTCGTCGAAATATCTCTCTACCTCGTGAGTTTAAAATATGTTCTCGACGCGGGTTTAAACAGTCCTTTAAGCTTTATCGCCTATGCTCTTGGTTTCTCTACGGGAAATTTCCTAGGCTCTTTATTGGAAGAAAAGCTTTTAAAAGGACATACTATCGTAGAAATTATTCTAAACGATACCGAAGAAAGTCGCCATCTTGCGGAAAGACTTAGAGATGAAGGCTTTGGAACCACTATTGTTGAAGGAGAAGGGAAAGACGGCCCCCGGTTAATTCTTAAGGTCATCTGCGACAGGAATGACCGTCAAAAGGTAATGCAAATAGGAAGTCAGGCCGGAGGCTTTGTCTTCATGGTCGATATTCGAAGCATATGGGGCGGCTATTTTAACAAGAAAAAATAG
- the glyA gene encoding serine hydroxymethyltransferase, whose product MNLIHFIDPELGAAIEGEKQRQNLTIELIASENFVPEVILEAQGSLLTNKYAEGYPGRRYHGGCKFIDIVENLAIERAKKLFGAEHANVQPHSGVNANLAVFMAILEPGDTILGMDLRHGGHLSHGTPVNISGKIFKAHSYGVKKETGLIDYEHVEEMAHTLHPKLIIAGGSAYSRYIDFERFAHIAHEVGAYFMVDMAHIAGLVAAGVHPSPVPHADFITFTTTKTLRGARGGNILCRKEYADSIDKAIFPGIQGGPIPQIMAAKALTFKLAMTEEFKLYSRQILKNAKKMAEILRLHGCTIVSGGTDNHLMLVDLRNKHITGREAEKKLEEAGITVNMNLIPFDPEKATVTSGIRIGLAGVTSRGFREEETEAVAQLIIKILENSQPPKIQEFREEVEALCVAHPVYMSRTELAIKRNN is encoded by the coding sequence ATGAACCTGATCCACTTTATTGATCCTGAGTTGGGAGCTGCTATTGAAGGGGAAAAACAGCGCCAAAATTTGACCATTGAACTCATAGCGTCAGAAAACTTTGTTCCAGAAGTTATTCTTGAAGCCCAGGGATCTCTCCTCACGAACAAATACGCTGAAGGATACCCTGGAAGGCGATATCATGGTGGGTGCAAGTTTATTGATATTGTCGAAAATCTTGCCATCGAAAGGGCTAAAAAACTTTTTGGTGCTGAGCATGCCAATGTTCAGCCTCATTCTGGCGTTAATGCTAACCTCGCAGTTTTTATGGCTATTTTAGAGCCTGGGGACACTATCCTTGGGATGGACCTCCGCCATGGAGGACACCTTTCTCATGGAACGCCCGTCAATATTTCGGGGAAAATTTTTAAAGCTCATTCTTATGGAGTAAAAAAAGAAACTGGCCTCATAGATTATGAGCACGTGGAAGAAATGGCCCACACCCTTCATCCTAAGCTCATTATTGCTGGCGGCAGCGCCTACTCACGATATATCGATTTTGAACGGTTCGCTCATATAGCTCACGAAGTTGGCGCTTATTTTATGGTGGATATGGCCCACATTGCAGGGCTGGTTGCTGCAGGCGTCCATCCTAGCCCTGTTCCACACGCTGATTTTATAACTTTTACCACTACTAAAACTCTTCGAGGAGCACGGGGAGGGAACATTCTTTGCCGGAAGGAATATGCTGACAGTATAGATAAAGCTATTTTCCCTGGGATCCAGGGTGGTCCCATTCCCCAAATAATGGCAGCAAAAGCTCTTACTTTTAAGCTCGCCATGACAGAGGAGTTCAAATTATATTCCCGTCAAATTTTAAAAAATGCCAAAAAGATGGCTGAAATACTTCGACTTCACGGTTGTACCATTGTCTCAGGGGGAACGGACAATCATCTCATGCTTGTGGATCTGCGCAATAAACACATAACAGGTCGGGAGGCTGAAAAGAAACTGGAAGAAGCTGGCATTACAGTAAACATGAATCTCATTCCCTTCGACCCAGAAAAGGCCACCGTAACAAGCGGCATTCGCATTGGATTGGCCGGAGTAACAAGCCGCGGATTCAGGGAAGAAGAAACAGAAGCTGTGGCACAGCTCATAATAAAAATTCTCGAAAACTCCCAGCCCCCAAAAATCCAGGAATTCAGAGAAGAGGTTGAAGCTCTCTGTGTAGCTCATCCAGTATATATGTCTCGCACGGAGCTTGCTATAAAACGCAACAACTGA
- a CDS encoding heavy-metal-associated domain-containing protein translates to MKKYVLNIPDMACGHCVKRITKALEEKGFRSFEVILENKSVVIETDNVAFVLETLEEAGYSASVA, encoded by the coding sequence ATGAAGAAATATGTATTGAACATTCCAGATATGGCCTGTGGACATTGCGTAAAAAGAATTACAAAAGCTCTTGAAGAAAAGGGTTTTAGAAGCTTTGAGGTGATATTGGAAAATAAATCTGTCGTTATCGAGACCGATAACGTTGCTTTTGTTTTGGAAACTCTTGAAGAGGCAGGATACTCTGCTTCTGTGGCATAA
- a CDS encoding methyl-accepting chemotaxis protein, translating into MVHNRSFFYCVAAFVFLWGPVLYKWYGGPGRDIVLLVWALLLACVCLLKDRYVFAVPAAKILAWFRSVNSGETVDLRNSAPDSITKKSSLMGQLGCMLADFITTFRKIFLEIIQKLHSFTFAFFRLERKLGSFSRAFEEMAREVNEGVQAGNQVTDAMQAQYASSEEISTTAQSLAHLAENLNEVVIRVSDRAGDGQKKLGDAESSIRELGKDVLGVAQRSASLSEKVALIQSVVQVLTGISDQTNLLALNASIEAARAGEAGRGFAVVAEEVRKLAEGSRKAARDIGDNLEELVSEVQGASNDASAIVERVEQTVVHVSDALQGVGDILSDITSVTESTHQVASSAQELSASSQELATSAETVTKLTGCMKNGFQLLGRNVDSFTESVAELLAFTQEGSSQAYTLLKNMARVQVIERCDFAEIADGAIQAHKGWISHLKEYVDGGKWDVETDPTRCQFGIFLSFMEKPEVIDEHQWNDLMKCHEELHRLGHSVFDAMEAGKIQDAKNVCAQALKISQTLVKSLEHMSALCRQGEECRDYRTGLVPVGK; encoded by the coding sequence ATGGTGCATAATCGTTCTTTTTTTTATTGCGTTGCAGCTTTTGTTTTTCTATGGGGACCCGTTCTTTACAAATGGTATGGAGGACCTGGTCGAGATATAGTCCTTCTTGTATGGGCTCTGCTTTTAGCTTGTGTTTGTCTTTTGAAGGATCGTTATGTTTTTGCTGTTCCTGCAGCAAAGATTCTTGCGTGGTTTCGTTCTGTTAATTCGGGGGAAACAGTGGATTTGCGAAATTCCGCGCCAGATTCTATTACGAAGAAATCTTCTTTGATGGGACAGTTGGGATGTATGCTTGCAGATTTCATAACGACATTCCGAAAAATTTTTTTAGAAATAATACAAAAATTACATTCTTTCACTTTTGCTTTTTTTCGGCTTGAAAGAAAGCTAGGTTCTTTTTCTCGTGCTTTTGAAGAGATGGCTCGAGAAGTAAACGAGGGGGTGCAAGCTGGGAATCAAGTTACAGATGCTATGCAGGCCCAATACGCTAGTTCAGAAGAGATTTCAACAACGGCTCAATCCCTTGCCCATCTAGCGGAGAATCTGAATGAGGTAGTAATCCGTGTTTCTGATCGGGCTGGCGATGGGCAAAAGAAGCTTGGCGATGCAGAAAGTTCTATTCGAGAGCTTGGTAAAGATGTTTTAGGAGTGGCTCAACGATCGGCCTCTCTCTCTGAAAAAGTGGCTTTAATCCAATCTGTGGTTCAAGTTTTGACAGGCATTTCAGATCAGACAAACCTTTTGGCCTTAAATGCTTCCATAGAAGCGGCTAGGGCTGGAGAGGCAGGGCGAGGTTTTGCCGTAGTGGCTGAAGAAGTCCGTAAGCTGGCAGAGGGAAGTCGCAAAGCGGCTCGAGATATAGGGGATAATCTGGAAGAGCTAGTTTCTGAGGTCCAGGGAGCTTCTAACGATGCTTCTGCTATTGTAGAGCGAGTAGAACAAACGGTAGTTCATGTTTCTGATGCTCTACAAGGAGTGGGAGATATTTTGAGCGATATTACAAGTGTTACTGAATCCACTCATCAGGTAGCATCAAGCGCACAGGAGCTTTCTGCTTCATCGCAAGAGTTGGCGACCTCTGCAGAGACTGTTACCAAACTCACTGGTTGCATGAAGAATGGATTCCAGCTTTTAGGGAGGAATGTAGATTCTTTCACGGAATCAGTGGCAGAACTCCTTGCTTTTACTCAGGAAGGCTCAAGTCAAGCCTATACTCTTTTAAAAAATATGGCTCGTGTCCAAGTAATAGAACGATGCGATTTTGCCGAAATTGCCGATGGGGCTATTCAAGCACATAAAGGATGGATCTCTCACCTTAAGGAGTATGTAGACGGAGGGAAATGGGATGTGGAAACAGATCCTACTCGATGTCAATTTGGGATATTCCTTTCCTTTATGGAGAAACCAGAAGTTATTGATGAACACCAGTGGAACGATCTTATGAAATGCCATGAAGAGCTGCATCGTCTCGGACACAGCGTTTTTGATGCTATGGAAGCAGGAAAAATCCAAGATGCTAAAAATGTATGCGCTCAGGCGTTAAAGATAAGCCAGACATTGGTAAAAAGCTTGGAACATATGAGCGCTCTTTGTCGACAGGGAGAAGAGTGTCGAGACTATCGGACAGGTCTTGTTCCTGTCGGGAAATAA